The Pyrus communis chromosome 8, drPyrComm1.1, whole genome shotgun sequence region aaaGAATGAGTATTTGAGAAAGTGATCCTATAATCGTTCTTCTCTCTATACCACGCTAAAATATTTGAGATTTTTTGTATATTATTCTACTCCGTTATGAAGGCAAGTACATATATGATTTACAAGAGACTATACATGATAATTATACAATCATAGGAAACCCTAATATAAAGTCAACTAGGTAACCCAACGGGGCTGGGCTGCTAATGTTCACGTTAATTAGCAACAAGAACTATTGATATATTCAAACTTCCATAGAACCAAATGCTGTTTGAAACTTTTTCTTTCCGAAACCATATAAAATTTACGTGCCTTGCGCATCACTCCTCGAAATCTAAGGAACATCGTAGTTGTCTGAATATGAAATTTTTCGGGATATAAAGATCTTTTTAGCCAATTTGCACAGAGAGAAGAGAATCTACAAGTGAGAAGGGCAGGTATTAAAGCAGCTTTCTCTTTATTTGTGGACCAAGAAAAAGTTTGATTGAGATAGGAATTGTCATATATATAACAGCCTGTACCTGACTTTTACAGAAAGAGTAGGCAATGTGGAGGGCTGGGAATTAAAGTTTTCAAGAGCACAGATTCTGAAATTGCTGCAAAGCCAGTCCTAAGAATCTCTAGCCAAATATGTTATTTTCGGGAGATGCTAAACATTTGTTAGCCGTTAATGTATGCGAGTTCCAGTGTAGGTCACTCATACATAAAAGTCGGGATGAATACGTCTCGTAACCAAAACTCAATTCATTTCTTCCTTTCTCTGTTCTAATGAAATAAACTGGAGAAAGTATTCAAAAATGTCTAATAAGCAGTCTTTCAATGTCTGCTTTTGCTTCCAGAGAAAATTTAGGCTCTGGATGGCAGAGCCTCCTGAAGATATTAAGAACGTTTTTTATCTATACGCGCAAAATGGCACCATGACCATTGATGACCTGCAGAAATTTCTGATTGAGTTTCAAGGAGAATCCAGTGCTACCAAGGAAGATGCTCAGGCCATTTTCGACAGTCTCAAGCATCTCAACATCTTTCAACGAAAGGAACTCGACCTTGGTGCCTTCTTTCGATATCTCCTTGGTGACCTTAATCCTCCTCTCTCTTCAAAGGTAATGTCATCAAACTTTTCATTCTCTGGTTCGACTCACATGGACGGAGTGCTGAAGATGATTTCATTTTTTAGAAGTACTAGCACATCCAAACTTTCTAAAAAATATTCGCAGCTCTATAGCATATTAATGTGACAAAATGATGATTAgtgtattgaaatttgatgataAATGTGTTGGGATTTAGGTGCACCATGACATGAATTCTCCATTGGCTCATTATTTCCTATTTACCGGCCACAACTCTTACTTAAAAGGAAATCAACTCAGCAGTAACAGTAGTGTTCGTCCGATAATTAACGCGCTGCGACAAGGTGTTAGAGTTATTGAATTAGACTTGTGGCAGGGTTCTAAGAAAAATGACGTGGTGGTTCGTCATGGAGGGTATGAATTTAATCTTTGGTTGCTCTCTTACTAATTATTTGTCCTAGCTGATTAATTAACAATATTTTCATGATGATCTCTTTGAACATGTAGGACACTTACAAGTCCGGTGGATCTCATCAAATGTTTGCGCGCGATCAAGGAAAACGCTTTTGTTGCTTCTGAGTACCCTGTTGTCATAACATTTGAAGACCACCtacattcaaatcttcaagccAAAGTGGCAACGGTGAATAGAATTTCCTACCTTAGGCTTTCCTATTTTATAGTTTTCAACGCatttttgtggtttcaaattttcaaaaaaatgtgaTTGCAGATGCTCACTGAGACATTTGGTGACATGCTGTACTCTCCCGATTCAGAATTCTTAAGGGAATTCCCTTCACCGGCATCATTGAAGAGGAGAATTTTGATTTCTACCAAGCCACCGAAGTATCCTGAATCGCAGAAACCTGGAGATCAATCTGGATCCACTGATCATAAGGTGCATGAGAAATAATCTACATTGTGTTAGTAAGCCTAACATATATATGCTTAAGGCATCACAAATCATGTTACCTTTTTTAATGTATCATTACACACTTGATAGCAGGAAAGCGAAcaagatgatgaagaagatgaagataaaGACGAGGAGAATGCTATTCCGGAATATAAACAGTTGATTGCGATTCACGCAGGGAAGCCGAAACGTGGGTTAGATAAATGGCATATCGATCCAAATAAAGTCAGACGTCTTAGCTTGAACGAGCAACAACtcaaaaatgaaacaagaactcGTGGATCCGACATTGTCAGGTGATGTTATTCATAAGAAGTTCTGGTTTTGTGGTAATTCCTTTTTCACCACCTAAATGATCGAATATGCTTTAATCTTTGTCTAGGTTTACTCAGAGGAATTTGTTGAGGGTTTCTCCAAAGGGTACACGTTTGAACTCATCAAATTATAATCCTATGCTTGCGTGGACTCATGGAGCTCAAATGGTGGCATTCAATATGCAAGTTAGATTTCTTTTGAAAATTGTAGATTGCTTTTTAGATAATCGGCTTCTACTTCTTTGACAATATATGAATATGTAGTTAAGAACTTACTAGGAAAGGAAAATTTTAGCATGGTCATTTGAACTTGGTGCATTCTTCTGATTTTCCCATTCGATTTTCAAATTGGCTTtgagccccccccccccccccccccccccaatcaTTTAGAACGTGACATTTTGGTCTCTACCACAAGATCTGTCAGTTTTGGtcaaattgaagaaaaactCATATAAAAGTGATAAATTTGACCATTGTAGTGTAAATTGACACGTTTTAAAAGATTAAGAAGCTCATAACCAAATAGAAAGTCGTGAGTTAATGAGGAATTGctaaatttttcttcttctattctCACCCAATTCCCTGCTTATATCACAACTGTGTATTTCTCAAAGGGACATGGAAAGTACCTTTGGATTATGGAAGGAATGTTCAGAGCAAATGGAGGTTGTGGCTATGTGAAGAAACCTGAATTTTTGCTGGCTAGCCCAAATAATGAGGTTTTTGACCCTAATGCATCTTTACCGGTGAAAAAAACTTTGAAGGTATATCTGATGAAACTTATTAAGCATGTCAGTTACAGTTACTCTTCCTAACATTTTCTTGACAAGCAGGTAAAAGTATACATGGGTGACGGATGGCGTTTAGATTTCCATCGCACACACTTTGATCTATGTTCTCCACCGGACTTCTACGTGAGGGTATGACAACAAAATGTTCATTCACATTTACATCCCCATGCATCCTTTATTCAGCGAGAATTATCGATTTATGTTGTCAGATTGCCAAACTAATTCAATATAAAGGGTTCTAATTTGAGTAGCCAGTCCAAATTAACTGTTCGACAGATACAATGTTAACCAATAACTAGTAGTTGCTATAAATCAATAATTCCAAGAAAGAGTACATTTATCCACTTTTATCTTAACTTTTCATTACCTACTATGACACGTAACATGTCAATTGCTTACTGTTTATATTAATGTATAAATTTCCTTACTGAAACGTAACGTCTTGACACGAGTGTTAATGTAGACACATtgattaaacaaattcttgttTAATGCATGGTTTAAATTAACAGTCAAACAAGTATGGTAACTAGTATCTACTATAAATATCATCTTTCGCTCTCATGcataaacttttattttaattttttgtatcaACTGATTTGACACATAATATAACACTAACTCATATATGCAAATAGATGAGATTCAAAGTGAATTTCAAtgtaaacaaattaaatattatcATGTACAGGTTGGAATTGCGGGAGTCCCGAGcgacaaaacaaaaatgatggAAACCGAACCAATACAGGACCAATGGGTGCCAGTTTGGAACAAGGAGTTCACCTTCCCATTGAGGGTTCCAGAGCTGGCTGTGCTTAGAGTTGAAGTCAATGAGTATGACACTCCGGCCAGACATGACTTTGGTGGCCAAACATGTCTGCCAATACGAGAGCTCAGAACTGGGATCCGAGCTGTTCCTCTGCACAGCGAAAGAGGTCAAAAGTATACATCTGTGAGGCTTCTGATGAGATTTGAATTGACAAATGAGGTTTAATTAAGTGTGCTTACTCATAATCTGCTGTATGTTCTATGTTAAATATTACACACACTAACCTTGCAGCTGCTATAAAAATATATCCTGTTGTATATGAAGTTTTGtgtttgatatatttttttatggagaaattaggttcacatccttctttttgttactctattgattaaaatcctattcattttcaatttttgatcaaggtctttgggtattaataacatcattaattatctgaataataaaatatattcctttagtgtcaaaaatgttacaattagtatatttatatttatgactaaattttttatcgtatgtttttatttttagtttgtacctatttttaatttgcaaatattttttaatttgtaccaattttcttttcatttttaatttgtacccatatattagtttctttttgtgcccatattttttaaagttttatttgtgtttgtacccaTGTGTATACCATCACGTGAtattgtatatttaatcaatgatagaaaaattatatatggtatatttatgttttatgcctaaactttgtatcatatttttatatttttagtttgtacccacttttaatttgcaacctttttttttttatttgtagcattttcttttgttttattttgtacccatgtattaatttcttttagtgtcacatcccggccctggggggaccacttcccgggcccgcttcaccaccgtagcacgatattgtccgctttgggcttaccattccctcacggttttgtttttggaaactcacgagcaacttcccagtgggtcactcatcatgggattgctctagcccccttctcgcttaacttcggagttccaacggaacccgaagccagtgagctcccaaaaggcctcgtgctaggtaggattgggaatatacatataaggatcacacccccgagtgagctcccaaaagatctcgtgctaggtaggaatggaaatatacatataaggatcacacccctgggcgatgtgggatgtcacatttagcgcctatattttttttaaattcatttgtactcataatttagttccctaatttatttataatgtacccattcttctttattaatgtaccactttgttatatgtgaaatataccaatttttttaacactatggatacattcttttgccatttattatttcttatttttgcatagtttttatccatttattcaatcaaaatgttggaatttttttattgtaaccgtttctaatagtattataatgagggattttaaatttataggattataaatctcataaaatatcaaacaattaatgtcaaaactataaaaatataaatattaatagtaatataatgaggtgtacaaagtcaagggactttgatcaaactttgaatactattaaggttttaatcaaagaatGTTAAAGattagggaccgcatccaaagtatccCTATTTTTATTATGCACAAAAAATATTGCTTACAACAAAATACAAAGCTTGTAACTCAAGTCATGTATTCACCTGCACttaaaattttgtatttaataATATATTCTTTTTGTCCGACACCtaaaatagtttttattttttaaggaaaacagtgttttagcactctaaaaaatatacaatcaacATAGAGAATGTCGTGATTGAAATTAGGATGTTTTTCAAATCATAACGTTTCAATTGTAATAAACAAGTTAAACTAGCTAATACGATGGGCGACCACATTAGCTTGACGGGgtacatttgaaaaaaaatcgtgTAAAAGATCCCTAGAATCTTCCTAAAGCAATAATTTGAATGTCTATAAATATTATAGTAGGTTCCAACTTCCTATTGCTTCATATGATTCATCATTTGGTacctaattaataattaattaataaactaaCTAGTAATCttagacttaatattttttataaccCCACGTTCATCATCAGCACATAGCTGTTGTACAGCCTGTGATTTATCAAACGGTGCAGCCGCCGGAGGCAGAGGCACCGCGTTTTTCAACTAGTGTGACACAaaattcttcatctttttctttgtttttatttttttggtcaacttTGTTACTTAAATATCCAAACCCAATATTTGGTAAgttccttttgtttttaaaatagatTTCAAATGGTTAAATTCTATACTCAGGAGCATATTAAACTTGTTATGCGCGCCTTTTATTTTCATCGTGAGTTATTTTTATGTTATGTAATCGAATTTGAAACCTCAGATGCATAGGTAGATACTCTTAATCAACTGAACTATGAACTCTGaaccattttttttatgaaatgttcTTAATCAATTAAACTATAAACTCCAAGCTATTTTTAGGTTTCGAAAAGTGATTAAAGATCCACTTTGTAATTATTGATGGAGTTGATTAGAATCTCTATATATCTTCACGGCCCCATTTATCCCAcaccaacaaagtcttattCAACAGCTCCAACATTTAGGAGCAAAAAGTGAAGAGATACTCTTAGCACCTCAAACAAGATCACACAAGGCCATCAtgacaagagaaaaaaaaaatcttaatgaAAATTAGGGTAAAACGCTAAAGGACGACTCTAAGCCAATGAGGCTTTTTGCTTTGCAAATGTGTGTAGTACGCAACCTTACCCTTGCTTTGCAAAGAGACTATTTCCACGACTTGAACTCGTAACCTTTCGatcacaaagaaacaaaatttatgTTGCGCAAAGACTCGCCCAAATTAGAGTAaaggtgaagaaaaaaaaatggtatggAATTAATAGGGGAGAAAAgaatgaacttttttttttttggaatggaATTTTACACTGAAGGAAGGGAAATTGTGGTGGTAGAGAAGCTAAAAGGATCATCCTCGCAAAGAGCAAGAGCCCTCTCTAAATTGGCAACAATGTCAGTCATGCTAGGCCTTTCCTTCCCCTCCAAGTTCACACAACGCATAGCAGTATAAGCCACCATCTCAACTGCTTCGCCTTCATGTGGGTCCGGCTGCCTCACCCTTTTATCCAACATGCTTTGCAGCTCCCCTGCCATTATTCGCGGCCCTGCGTGTTCCACAACCGTCATTGGACCTCCGTCTTCACTACTTCTAAACAGAGCCTTCTTCCCTGTCACAAGCTCCAATAGAACAACTCCAAATCCGTAGACATCACTCCTTGCTGTCAAAACGTTTGACACAAAGTACTCCGGATCAATGTACCCAATTGTTCCAACCGCTTTGGACGACATGGTCTCTTGGTTTGATTCCGGCGCCAATAATGACAGTCCAAAATCCGATACCTTTGCATTCCAATTGGCATCCAAAAGAATGTTTGAGGACTTGATGTCCCTGTGAATTATTGTTGGCACTGCATAATTGTGAAGATACTCTACTCCCCTGGCCGCACCAAGCGCGATTTTTATCCTCATTTTCCAAGAATTCACATTACTGCTATTTTCCTCCACATTTTCCTTGCTATGCAAGTGATCATGAAGTGAACCGTTGCTCATGTACTCGTAAACCAAAAGCCTCTCGTCGTTAGCTTCACAGAATCCCACTAGCTTCACCAAGTGTTTGTGGTGAAGCCGGGACAGCAATGCTAATTCGGAGTCAAACGCGCTCTCTTTCTCCTGAAATTTCTTGTTCCTGGTACTTGTATGTCCCCTCTTGATGGCCACTTCACGACCATCCGCAAGCTTGCCTTTATAGACAATGCCAAAGCTCCCAGCACCGATCTTGTTTTCGGTGGAGAAATGTTTGGTGGCAGTGGAAAGCTCTACCAGGTGAAATGACTCGATCTTGTCACCATGCTTCGACGATGAACCACTTAAACTGCCCTTCATGGAACTTGATGCTAATGAAGTAGGAACATTGGCGACTCTAGCAGCAGAACAACCCACATTTGGATCAGGAAAACTTTCGGTTCGTACAGAGTCATGGCAGTTTAACCAAGAACCACAGAGTCCAGTCCGTAGGCAAAAGACAATGGTGCAGAGTCCTGCAAATGTCCCAACTGATCCAACTATTGCAAAAACCAACAGAAgcctattttttgttttgaataacGAAAAACCCGGCTCTGAAGCTTGTGTAGGTTGATTTATTGGAGGCAATGGAAGTGCTAATGGAAGTTCAGCCCGGCATGATCTGCATATTACCCCCGAACCACCACAAAGAGTCTCCGAATTCGGGTACACACAGCTAGTACATGGACCCTGCACACATGGACCAGGAATAATCATTCCCAGTAGAAGATTATCATGAGAACTAGACCACCCTGGTCCCCAACAAATCACTGATAAATTACCCGTTGTCAAGCCGCACACGAAATCCAAACCTGCagaaattaaatcaaatgaaacATTTGTAATTACAACACTGTCATATTCAAATGTGTTTCTTCCTCCCCAGCATACAACGAATCCATTTTTTCGCCGAATGGCACAAGTAAAATTTGCCCCCAACGCAAGGCCTGAAAACTGGAACGTCGAAGTACTTGAAGGTACATTCAATTGCCCGAAATCGTTGTTTCCTCTGCAGGCCAATGTTCCATTCACACTCAAGCCACAAGCATGAGATCCTCCTGCAACAAGGCTTGACATGTTCACATTCTCAAACCCTGTTTGAATCTCAGCTCCAACACCACTCTTGCCCCAACACAGAACTCTCCCATCATTCATCAAAATCCCACACGAAAACCCGCTTCCGGATGTGATTGTTTGAAACCTCAATGCTTCCCCAGGTGAGGAAAACAAAACCCCACTTGCATTATCTCTTCCTCTCCAGCACCTGACGATTCTAGAGTTGACTTCCCTAGCGCAAACTTGCTCGTCACCCACAGCCAGATCAGTCAAAGCTACACTTCCACTGTGATATATTAGTTTCGGCCGAAACCTATTTGAGCTAGGCAAGCTGGTCTCCCAGCAGAGAAGGGCAAACCCTCCAGACCTGAGGCCACAGAAGAAGCTCTTCCCTCCAGAAATGGATTGAAAAGAAATATTGGGTTGGACTGAAATGGCAATCTGACCGTTTTGAAAGCACTGTATGCTCTGTGTGGGGCTCTCAGCCACAATGCCACAAACCGTCGGAGTGCCATATGTGATAGCTGTGGTGGAGGCTAAGCCAAGGGCGTCGGCCAACCACCAATCATGTGGTGTGATGAGAGAAGATATGAAGGTTGTGATCAAGATTGCGGCGATGAGAGAGAAGGGTTCGTGTGGACGTGTCATTTATGAAGATTTGGGTGATGGGTAAGTGGGGGTTTCtggtttttcttcttcattgggAGGGAGAGGGGCTGAGGAAGAAGGTGACAGAGTATAATAGGCAAGAGGGTGGAGCATGtaaagagattttttagtgtgaccggtacacggaatagtatattatgtgtcattatacaaattatgagatatgtatgctaaaaaattaataacttaaaaaataaaatttctcatcacttctattaaaacacgtgatgtacaaCTTGTATTCTCGCCACAATTAACAATTTTTGAAGCATGTGGTCCCTTTTAACATTCGCAGTTGCcaacaaaaagaagaggaaCATGCAACATTGCTTGGCTCTTtgcttctatttttattttttggttcttCTAATTAGAATATGTGAACAAATTCATCAGAAAATTGAACCATGAAAGCAACCCTCAAACCTCTGCTATTATATTTTTGACAAGGGAGACTGAGTGCCATTAAACTTAAAAGGACTTTTTTTCCCTTTGGTCCGAACATATAAAGATCGACAGGTAAGGCTCTAAACAAGGTTtctttgttgatttttgttttatgttaaatcaaGAGGATTATATGATTTTAATCTTTTCTGCAATAACGATATTCTGTTCtaatatcttaatttataaaaagaattcaaaatgaTGTATAAGAGAGCGGATACACTGTCTTGACTAGGTAGACTAACCCATATATGCAAGAAATGATTCTTTTTTCTAAATTGAACCATAATTTGTACCAAACTTCTTTATGGAATGATTAGACAAACTAACAACCAAGAGCATCATGGAGGTGGCAACTAGGTAGGAAAGTTAGATTTTTTATTCCACGTCAGAAAAACAGTAAACACGTCTTCGGCAGAGGTTGCAACTTGCaacaatcaaaataaaatttcaatccaAACTCAAATGCAGATTGACGGTTTTTACCCAATTAGCAAGTTGAAGAAGTAGTAACTGATATTTTATACTTATAAGGTCATTTACTACTTATTCAAGTTAGAAAATTGCGTCTCATAACATATTTTATCTACAAATATTGTTTAgtaaatagtttgaaaataaaatttaaacctTACGAGATATAATAAAGTTAAGAtactaatgaaaataaaatttgaaaagtggATTGAAGTGGcaaatttttaaagaaagtGCCAAATAAACTAGCAAATGacacctaaaaaaaaattaataataataactttGCTAATTCAAATGCTCATTATCTAATATTACCCACAATTGGAAATAATTCCGTTTGGAAACTAGTGTAATGTGAAAACCCCACTAGAAATACCCGTTGTATGGACATAATTTAcaccatatttatttatttattgaatatataGGGACGGATTTGTAGcactatttttttaaaaactttaacgaaaagctttcagtactgtttactttaacgaaaaatcacatttttacactaaaaaatcaatcatgatactattcactttaccttttattttatcattttcattaaaactcaaagttttcaagcatttttcattagttttccttctttttttttttacacaagttTAGACACATTTTTGTGAATGTTCACTT contains the following coding sequences:
- the LOC137743511 gene encoding phosphoinositide phospholipase C 2-like isoform X2 → MSNKQSFNVCFCFQRKFRLWMAEPPEDIKNVFYLYAQNGTMTIDDLQKFLIEFQGESSATKEDAQAIFDSLKHLNIFQRKELDLGAFFRYLLGDLNPPLSSKVHHDMNSPLAHYFLFTGHNSYLKGNQLSSNSSVRPIINALRQGVRVIELDLWQGSKKNDVVVRHGGTLTSPVDLIKCLRAIKENAFVASEYPVVITFEDHLHSNLQAKVATMLTETFGDMLYSPDSEFLREFPSPASLKRRILISTKPPKYPESQKPGDQSGSTDHKESEQDDEEDEDKDEENAIPEYKQLIAIHAGKPKRGLDKWHIDPNKVRRLSLNEQQLKNETRTRGSDIVRFTQRNLLRVSPKGTRLNSSNYNPMLAWTHGAQMVAFNMQGHGKYLWIMEGMFRANGGCGYVKKPEFLLASPNNEVFDPNASLPVKKTLKVKVYMGDGWRLDFHRTHFDLCSPPDFYVRVGIAGVPSDKTKMMETEPIQDQWVPVWNKEFTFPLRVPELAVLRVEVNEYDTPARHDFGGQTCLPIRELRTGIRAVPLHSERGQKYTSVRLLMRFELTNEV
- the LOC137743511 gene encoding phosphoinositide phospholipase C 2-like isoform X1, with translation MSNKQSFNVCFCFQRKFRLWMAEPPEDIKNVFYLYAQNGTMTIDDLQKFLIEFQGESSATKEDAQAIFDSLKHLNIFQRKELDLGAFFRYLLGDLNPPLSSKVHHDMNSPLAHYFLFTGHNSYLKGNQLSSNSSVRPIINALRQGVRVIELDLWQGSKKNDVVVRHGGTLTSPVDLIKCLRAIKENAFVASEYPVVITFEDHLHSNLQAKVATMLTETFGDMLYSPDSEFLREFPSPASLKRRILISTKPPKYPESQKPGDQSGSTDHKQESEQDDEEDEDKDEENAIPEYKQLIAIHAGKPKRGLDKWHIDPNKVRRLSLNEQQLKNETRTRGSDIVRFTQRNLLRVSPKGTRLNSSNYNPMLAWTHGAQMVAFNMQGHGKYLWIMEGMFRANGGCGYVKKPEFLLASPNNEVFDPNASLPVKKTLKVKVYMGDGWRLDFHRTHFDLCSPPDFYVRVGIAGVPSDKTKMMETEPIQDQWVPVWNKEFTFPLRVPELAVLRVEVNEYDTPARHDFGGQTCLPIRELRTGIRAVPLHSERGQKYTSVRLLMRFELTNEV
- the LOC137741650 gene encoding putative serine/threonine-protein kinase-like protein CCR3, with product MTRPHEPFSLIAAILITTFISSLITPHDWWLADALGLASTTAITYGTPTVCGIVAESPTQSIQCFQNGQIAISVQPNISFQSISGGKSFFCGLRSGGFALLCWETSLPSSNRFRPKLIYHSGSVALTDLAVGDEQVCAREVNSRIVRCWRGRDNASGVLFSSPGEALRFQTITSGSGFSCGILMNDGRVLCWGKSGVGAEIQTGFENVNMSSLVAGGSHACGLSVNGTLACRGNNDFGQLNVPSSTSTFQFSGLALGANFTCAIRRKNGFVVCWGGRNTFEYDSVVITNVSFDLISAGLDFVCGLTTGNLSVICWGPGWSSSHDNLLLGMIIPGPCVQGPCTSCVYPNSETLCGGSGVICRSCRAELPLALPLPPINQPTQASEPGFSLFKTKNRLLLVFAIVGSVGTFAGLCTIVFCLRTGLCGSWLNCHDSVRTESFPDPNVGCSAARVANVPTSLASSSMKGSLSGSSSKHGDKIESFHLVELSTATKHFSTENKIGAGSFGIVYKGKLADGREVAIKRGHTSTRNKKFQEKESAFDSELALLSRLHHKHLVKLVGFCEANDERLLVYEYMSNGSLHDHLHSKENVEENSSNVNSWKMRIKIALGAARGVEYLHNYAVPTIIHRDIKSSNILLDANWNAKVSDFGLSLLAPESNQETMSSKAVGTIGYIDPEYFVSNVLTARSDVYGFGVVLLELVTGKKALFRSSEDGGPMTVVEHAGPRIMAGELQSMLDKRVRQPDPHEGEAVEMVAYTAMRCVNLEGKERPSMTDIVANLERALALCEDDPFSFSTTTISLPSV